The Methanolacinia paynteri genomic sequence TCCGGATTGTGCGGAATATCTAATCCTGCGTCAACCGCTCCCCTGAGTGCTGCAAAGACCTTTGCCCCGTATGTTGCACGGTGCAGTCCGATATCGAGAATCGCCGTTTCGTATCCCGCGTTGAATGCCTTTACGGCAAAGAGCATTCCGGTGAGGTATGCTGCGGGGGTGTTTGCAAGCGAACCCTTGTAACCGTATTTTACAAGTTCACTCGAGTTTGCGGCAACAAGTGTCCTGTCGCCTTCCATCTTTGCTTCGACAAGCTGGCATATGATGTGCCTGTTTGTCTTCCTGACAACCATTCTGGGTTTTCCAGAGAGGAGAAGCTTTAAACGGCTGTAGTAGTTGGTCTTCCCTTCTCTTCTCCTGCGGAACGAGACGAAGTACCTTGGTCCGGTTGCCATTTATTCCATCCTCCCTGAGATCTGCTCGAGCTGAGCCTTCATGTGGGCTACGCTCCTGAACTGACCGCCTGCTGCCTTCCTGTACATGATCCTGTATAAGTGTGCGTCGATCTCGCCGGAGTCACGCAGTGCACGGAGCTCTCTCCTGATTGCACGGATCTTTTTGATCCATGTCCTCTTGGACGGTGTGCGTGCTCCCTTTGCACCTTTCCTGCTTCCCTGTCCCTTACGGTGTCCGTATCCGCGTTTTTTAGCGAGTTCTCTTGCTCTTCCGCGGCTTACACCCTGGACAGGTTTTG encodes the following:
- a CDS encoding 50S ribosomal protein L18; this encodes MATGPRYFVSFRRRREGKTNYYSRLKLLLSGKPRMVVRKTNRHIICQLVEAKMEGDRTLVAANSSELVKYGYKGSLANTPAAYLTGMLFAVKAFNAGYETAILDIGLHRATYGAKVFAALRGAVDAGLDIPHNPDILPADERVKGSHIAEYAPERAGDLVENVEAVQDAIMKELK
- a CDS encoding 50S ribosomal protein L19e gives rise to the protein MSDLKNQKRIAAAVLKCGVHRVKLSEDRGEDIANAISREDIRGLIEDGAISAKPVQGVSRGRARELAKKRGYGHRKGQGSRKGAKGARTPSKRTWIKKIRAIRRELRALRDSGEIDAHLYRIMYRKAAGGQFRSVAHMKAQLEQISGRME